A single Ctenopharyngodon idella isolate HZGC_01 chromosome 22, HZGC01, whole genome shotgun sequence DNA region contains:
- the LOC127505517 gene encoding F-box only protein 44-like, producing MNPSESDHVSSKDFENRTDAYKFLQADVRLAVVEKILLYLPAHQVVRVCRLVCREWKKLVDSASHWRERCEREEIQPCDASRTPEDWRLFYFLAKNPRNLLNNPRADDGLQGWNLIQNGGDRWEAHGNRCTFPDNTVTKCFVTSYMLCLKQQLIDLKKEGYSGAFMDQLQPHIRISDWYTARSDCGSEYQICVELLDQRKNPIRTFQPETVLFEQWNNEPWCQMTHVFKDYGPGVRFIRFTHGGKDRQFWAGHYGIRITNSSVKICPAAERHELLMR from the exons ATGAATCCGTCAGAGAGCGATCATGTTTCTTCGAAGGACTTTGAAAACAGAACAGACGCA TACAAATTTCTGCAGGCAGATGTTCGTCTAGCTGTGGTTGAGAAGATCCTACTGTACCTGCCTGCACATCAGGTGGTGCGAGTCTGTCGGCTGGTGTGTCGTGAGTGGAAGAAGCTGGTGGACAGtgcttcacactggagagagcgCTGTGAGAGAGAGGAGATCCAGCCCTGTGATGCTTCCAGAACCCCAGAGGACTGGCGCCTGTTTTACTTTCTAGCTAAGAATCCACGTAACTTGCTCAACAATCCCAGAGCGGACG ATGGACTTCAAGGTTGGAATCTTATACAGAATGGTGGTGACCGCTGGGAAGCACACGGAAATAGATGTACATTTCCAGACAACACTGTCACCAAATGTTTTGTGACATCCTATAT GTTATGTTTGAAGCAGCAGCTGATTGATTTGAAGAAAGAAGGCTACAGTGGTGCTTTCATGGATCAACTGCAACCTCATATCAGAATATCAGACTG GTATACTGCACGCTCTGATTGTGGAAGCGAGTATCAGATCTGTGTAGAGTTGCTTGATCAGAGGAAAAATCCCATCAGGACCTTTCAGCCTGAGACAGTTCTATTTGAACAGTGGAACAATGAGCCATGGTGTCAA ATGACCCATGTTTTTAAGGATTATGGACCTGGAGTTCGGTTTATTCGTTTCACTCATGGAGGGAAGGATAGACAGTTTTGGGCAGGCCATTATGGAATACGGATCACTAACAGTAGTGTGAAAATCTGTCCAGCTGCAGAGAGACATGAACTGCTAATGAGATGA